The following coding sequences are from one Triticum dicoccoides isolate Atlit2015 ecotype Zavitan chromosome 4A, WEW_v2.0, whole genome shotgun sequence window:
- the LOC119286778 gene encoding serine carboxypeptidase-like 7 — MPVKLLRTPTAGRRHRLLVLHLVPGLLLVLLSCSCSASASASTVVTHLPGFDGPLPFYLETGYVGVEEETGTELFYYFVESERSPGTDPVILWLTGGPRCSGFSGFAFEVGPVKYVLAPYTGVLPRLVQNPLSWTKMASIIFLDSPVCSGFSYARDPKGCDVGDYSSSLQVQRFLNKWFTHHPQYLSNPFYLGGDSYAGKVIPLIATYISQGTEKREQPLINLKGYLVGNPITDPKFDRNFRVQGAHGFGIISDQIYEAAMKNCKGNYVIPENQLCAEVLETVDSLISEIADGHVLYKKCVVATPKPIDDATRRKFLLEESIKPNEAPGRPTVDCFTYGYYLAYFWMNNKMTRDALGIKGGTVSEWVRCKKELPYTQDMPSSIPYHLNLTKRGYRALVYSGDHDLQVPHLSTQAWIRSLNFSIVDDWRAWHLGGQAAGFTISYANNLTFATIKGGGHTAPEYRPEECFAMARRWLDNKQL, encoded by the exons ATGCCCGTCAAGCTTCTCCGGACGCCCACCGCCGGGCGACGCCACCGCTTGCTGGTGCTGCACCTCGTTCCCGGCCTCCTGCTTGTGCTGCTCTCGTGCTCGtgctcggcgtcggcgtcggcgtcgacgGTGGTCACCCACCTGCCAGGATTCGATGGCCCTCTCCCCTTCTACCTCGAAACCGG ATACGTTGGCGTGgaggaggagaccgggacggagctCTTCTACTACTTCGTCGAGTCGGAGAGGAGCCCCGGCACGGACCCCGTCATCCTGTGGCTCACCGGCGGGCCTCGCTGCTCGGGCTTCAGcggcttcgccttcgaagttg GTCCCGTGAAGTATGTGCTAGCGCCGTACACTGGAGTTTTGCCGCGGCTGGTACAGAACCCGCTGTCATGGACCAAG ATGGCGAGCATCATCTTCCTCGATTCGCCGGTCTGCTCGGGCTTCTCGTATGCTCGTGACCCCAAAGGCTGCGACGTCGGAGACTACTCGTCGTCTCTGCAAGTCCAAAGATTCCTGAACAAG TGGTTCACTCATCACCCGCAGTACCTTTCAAATCCTTTCTACCTTGGAGGAGATTCATACGCCGGAAAGGTGATTCCACTTATTGCAACATACATTTCACAAG GAACTGAAAAAAGGGAGCAGCCTCTCATTAATCTCAAG GGCTATTTGGTCGGCAATCCTATAACAGACCCAAAGTTCGATAGAAATTTCCGAGTACAAGGTGCTCATGGCTTTGGGATAATATCTGACCAAATATATGAG GCTGCAATGAAAAACTGCAAAGGGAATTATGTAATCCCCGAGAATCAACTGTGTGCTGAGGTGCTAGAAACTGTAGACAGT CTCATCTCTGAAATCGCAGACGGACACGTCTTGTACAAAAAATGTGTCGTCGCCACGCCAAAGCCCATAGATGATGCTACAAGAAGAAAATTTCTGCTAGAAGAATCAATCAAGCCAAATGAAGCGCCCGGTCGACCTACCGTCGATTGTTTT ACATACGGTTACTACCTGGCATACTTTTGGATGAACAACAAGATGACTAGAGATGCTCTCGGTATCAAGGGG GGAACAGTTAGTGAGTGGGTGAGATGCAAAAAAGAACTCCCCTACACACAGGACATGCCAAGCAGCATACCGTATCATCTTAATCTCACCAAGAGAGGCTACCGTGCACTCGTGTACAG CGGAGACCATGATCTCCAGGTGCCTCACCTCAGCACGCAGGCATGGATAAGATCCTTGAACTTCTCCATCGTCGATGATTGGAGGGCATGGCATCTAGGCGGCCAGGCTGCAGG ATTTACCATCTCATATGCGAACAATTTGACATTTGCAACAATAAAG GGTGGTGGTCATACTGCTCCAGAGTACCGGCCTGAAGAATGCTTTGCCATGGCCCGAAGGTGGCTTGACAACAAGCAACTCTAA
- the LOC119286777 gene encoding serine carboxypeptidase-like 7, giving the protein MPVKLLRTPTAGRRHHLPVLHLVPGLLLLLLSRSASASASTVVTRLPGFDGPLPFYLETGYVGVEEETGTELFYYFVESERSPGTDPVILWLTGGPGCSGFSGMVFEVGPINFVLAPYNGSLPQLVSNPYSWSKIASIIFLDSPVGSGFSYARDPKGYDVGDISSSSQVVTFLKKWFSDHPRYISNPFYLGGSSYAGKMIPVIAQYISQGNEQRRQPEINLKGYLVGNPITGSAFDDFNTKIPYAHGVGIISDQLYEAAMASCDGDYVTSVTKMCAGVLNTIQKLISEVDEGYILDDRCVRAAPKPVKDDASRSRFLSEEQIQPTESSADPTINCFSYRYYLSNIWANYNRTRDALKIKKGTIGKWVRCSSEFPYTHDVPSSIGYQFNLTTRGYRALVFSGDHDLLVPFLGTHAWIRSFNFSIVDNWRAWHVDGQSAGFTIAYANHMIFATVKGGGHTAVSYRPKQGLAMAQRWLDNKPL; this is encoded by the exons ATGCCTGTCAAGCTTCTCCGGACGCCTACCGCTGGGCGACGCCACCACTTGCCGGTGCTGCATCTCGTTCCCGGCCTCCTGCTTCTGCTGCTCTCGcgctcggcgtcggcgtcggcgtcgacgGTGGTCACCCGCCTGCCAGGATTCGACGGCCCCCTCCCCTTCTACCTCGAAACCGG ATACGTGGGCGTGgaggaggagaccgggacggagctCTTCTACTACTTCGTCGAGTCGGAGAGGAGCCCCGGCACGGACCCCGTCATCCTGTGGCTCACCGGCGGGCCCGGTTGCTCGGGCTTCAGCGGCATGGTCTTCGAAGTCG GTCCTATAAATTTTGTGTTAGCACCTTATAATGGTAGTTTGCCGCAGCTGGTCTCTAATCCCTACTCATGGTCGAAG ATCGCAAGCATCATCTTCTTGGATTCTCCTGTCGGTTCTGGCTTCTCGTATGCTCGTGATCCCAAAGGTTATGATGTCGGGGACATCTCGTCTTCTTCGCAAGTTGTCACATTTCTGAAGAAG TGGTTCAGTGATCACCCACGCTATATTTCAAatcctttttaccttggaggaagtTCATATGCTGGAAAGATGATTCCAGTCATCGCACAATACATCTCACAAG GAAACGAACAAAGAAGGCAACCTGAGATTAATCTCAAG GGCTATCTAGTTGGCAACCCTATTACAGGCTCCGCATTTGATGATTTCAACACCAAAATACCATATGCTCATGGTGTTGGAATTATATCAGATCAACTATATGAG GCTGCAATGGCGAGCTGTGATGGAGACTATGTAACCTCAGTGACTAAAATGTGCGCGGGGGTTCTAAATACCATTCAAAAA CTCATTTCTGAAGTTGACGAGGGATATATCTTAGATGATAGATGTGTACGTGCTGCTCCCAAACCTGTGAAGGATGATGCTTCAAGAAGTAGGTTTCTATCAGAAGAACAGATTCAGCCAACCGAATCATCTGCTGATCCCACTATCAATTGTTTC TCATATCGGTACTACCTATCTAACATTTGGGCGAATTACAACAGGACTAGAGATGCTCTTAAGATCAAGAAG GGAACCATTGGCAAGTGGGTAAGATGCAGCAGTGAATTCCCCTATACACACGACGTCCCAAGTAGCATAGGGTACCAGTTCAACCTCACCACCAGGGGCTACCGTGCGCTTGTATTCAG CGGAGACCATGATCTTTTGGTACCATTTTTGGGAACACATGCGTGGATAAGATCCTTCAACTTCTCCATTGTTGATAACTGGAGAGCATGGCATGTGGATGGCCAGTCTGCAGG ATTTACAATTGCATATGCAAACCATATGATATTTGCAACAGTAAAG GGTGGAGGTCATACAGCTGTAAGCTACCGGCCTAAACAAGGATTGGCCATGGCTCAGCGGTGGCTTGACAATAAGCCATTGTGA